Proteins encoded within one genomic window of Triticum aestivum cultivar Chinese Spring chromosome 2D, IWGSC CS RefSeq v2.1, whole genome shotgun sequence:
- the LOC100127076 gene encoding probable WRKY transcription factor 41: protein MESVEGNGTGRGNLQLVVSELCRVQELVRQLELHLHAPDASIDLCRALTAEIFALTDRSIGFVAAAHFPDAPTTPSSTSSSLSGVSDQPFRTNTKKRKATARWTSQVRVSAAGGAEGPGDDGHSWRKYGQKDILGAKHPRAYYRCTHRNSQACPATKQVQRADQDPALFDVVYHGQHTCRPTGGRRPPTNQHNPHAESLLQSLRAGLTVDAEHGALNNTSVSPPSMASPVASGSNGGLAMSPYPVPAGAYAEWPLDGDLQEVVSALTAVSAPSMDCLFEFDPTFGVGVPNFFM from the exons ATGGAGAGCGTGGAGGGGAACGGCACCGGCCGCGGGAACCTGCAGCTTGTGGTGTCGGAACTGTGCCGAGTCCAGGAGCTGGTCCGGCAGCTGGAGCTGCACCTACACGCACCGGACGCCTCCATCGACCTGTGCCGCGCCCTCACCGCCGAGATCTTCGCGCTCACCGACCGGTCCATCGGCTTCGTCGCCGCCGCACATTTCCCCGACGCCCCGACCACGCCCTCCAGCACCTCCAGCTCCCTCAGCGGCGTCTCCGACCAGCCCTTCAGGACCAACACCAAGAAGAG gaaggcgacggcgaggtggacgAGCCAGGTGAGGGTGAGTGcggccggcggcgcggaggggccTGGCGACGACGGCCACAGCTGGAGGAAGTACGGGCAGAAGGACATCCTCGGCGCCAAGCACCCGAGGGCCTACTACCGCTGCACCCACCGCAACTCGCAGGCCTGCCCCGCCACCAAGCAGGTGCAGCGCGCCGACCAGGACCCCGCGCTCTTCGACGTCGTCTACCACGGCCAGCACACCTGCAGGCCAACGGGCGGTAGGAGGCCGCCGACGAACCAACACAACCCGCACGCGGAGAGCCTGCTGCAGAGCCTCAGAGCCGGCCTGACCGTGGACGCGGAGCACGGCGCCCTGAACAACACCTCAGTCTCACCGCCGTCGATGGCCTCGCCTGTGGCGTCTGGCTCCAACGGTGGTCTGGCCATGTCGCCGTACCCGGTGCCAGCCGGCGCGTACGCGGAGTGGCCGCTGGACGGCGACCTCCAGGAGGTGGTGTCGGCGCTCACAGCCGTGTCAGCCCCGAGCATGGACTGCCTTTTCGAGTTCGACCCGACCTTCGGCGTTGGTGTGCCGAACTTCTTCATGTGA